A genomic region of Drosophila kikkawai strain 14028-0561.14 chromosome X, DkikHiC1v2, whole genome shotgun sequence contains the following coding sequences:
- the LOC108082962 gene encoding mitochondrial import inner membrane translocase subunit Tim13, with amino-acid sequence MVLNQNLERVRQQIVLANIQELLQKISRRCFSACIVQPEDKLCSMERDCLAACMDQFLASVQVVSQQYFQRRLRQQQQQRLARERRGY; translated from the coding sequence ATGGTTTTGAATCAGAATTTGGAGCGAGTTCGCCAGCAGATCGTGCTGGCCAACATCCAGGAGCTGCTCCAGAAGATCTCTCGCCGCTGCTTTAGTGCCTGCATTGTCCAGCCGGAGGACAAGCTGTGCTCCATGGAACGCGACTGCCTGGCCGCCTGCATGGACCAGTTCCTGGCCTCCGTCCAGGTGGTGTCACAGCAATACTTCCAGCGTCGCTTgcgccaacagcagcagcagcgcctgGCCAGGGAGAGAAGAGGGTACTAA
- the Cyp308a1 gene encoding probable cytochrome P450 308a1 yields the protein MLLPLVLGLLLLLLLLLLDLIWRGNHWQRLGVRGPRGWPLVGNMSQFALGRCSYGEVYADLYRRNPGKPYVAFYRLFNEPALLIRQQDLLRQILVGNHFADCSDNAVHVDPNKRDILASFNPFLASGDRWRLLRGDLVPLFTPSRLRQLLPHVSQACRLLREHLPRESFEAKEWATRYTLQVIASAVFGVDAYCLRSREEDKDNPWLKLLAPLFQPSSWSLLETVSLLHSPGLGRLLSYRYVPLSVQHWLLTLVESRSETNNLLHWLDTEGRRGLDPLELAGHATTLVLEGYETSAMLLACALYELARNEDIQERLHRELDEQETAADLLDNVVLGKLHYTEAVLMETLRLHPVMQALQKRCTKSFRLPEGGPIVQVGTVLVLPVQAIHLDSSLHPEPELFRPERFLDQSSMGCSFLGFGAGPRMCPGQRFGLMQTKAALVSLLRDNQVLEHNGGEVLEVSPVTFLTASKKGIWLSLERRRSGRKSGPYSS from the exons ATGCTACTTCCACTGGTCTTAGGCCTGctactcctactcctcctgctgctcctggacTTAATCTGGCGTGGAAACCACTGGCAACGCCTGGGAGTGCGAGGACCCCGAGGCTGGCCACTGGTGGGGAATATGTCCCAGTTTGCCTTGGGTCGTTGCTCTTATGGAGAGGTTTATGCAGATCTGTACAG GCGGAATCCCGGCAAGCCCTATGTGGCCTTCTACCGGCTGTTCAATGAGCCTGCTTTGCTTATTCGTCAGCAGGATTTGCTGCGACAAATCCTTGTAGGAAACCACTTTGCCGACTGTTCAGACAATGCCGTTCATGTGGATCCTAATAAACGCGACATCCTGGCCAGCTTTAATCCCTTTCTGGCCAGCGGTGATCGCTGGCGCCTGCTGCGCGGCGACCTGGTGCCCCTGTTCACGCCCAGTCGCCTCAGGCAGCTGCTGCCGCATGTAAGCCAGGCCTGTCGGTTGCTCAGGGAGCACCTGCCTCGAGAGTCTTTCGAGGCCAAGGAGTGGGCCACACGCTATACCCTTCAGGTAATAGCTTCAGCGGTGTTTGGTGTGGATGCTTATTGTCTACGGTCAAGGGAGGAAGATAAGGACAACCCTTGGCTAAAGTTGCTGGCTCCGCTTTTCCAGCCAAGTTCCTGGAGCCTGCTGGAGACAGTGTCCTTGCTGCATTCGCCTGGATTGGGAAGGCTGCTAAGCTACAG GTATGTTCCTTTATCTGTGCAGCACTGGCTCCTGACCTTGGTGGAGTCCAGAAGTGAAACAAACAACCTCCTCCACTGGTTAGACACAGAGGGCAGGCGAGGTTTGGATCCTTTGGAGCTGGCTGGGCATGCCACCACTCTGGTGCTAGAGGGCTACGAGACCTCGGCCATGCTCTTGGCTTGTGCTCTCTACGAATTGGCCAGGAATGAGGATATCCAAGAGAGACTGCACAGGGAACTGGATGAGCAGGAGACTGCTGCTGATTTGCTGGACAATGTGGTTTTGGGGAAGCTTCACTACACGGAGGCTGTGCTAATGGAGACACTGCGTTTGCATCCGGTGATGCAGGCCTTGCAGAAACGTTGCACCAAGTCCTTTAGGCTACCAGAAGGAGGACCCATAGTACAAGTGGGCACGGTATTGGTTTTGCCTGTTCAGGCTATACATTT ggACTCCTCACTTCACCCTGAACCGGAGTTGTTTCGCCCAGAGCGCTTTTTGGACCAGTCTTCCATGGGCTGTAGCTTCCTGGGCTTTGGTGCTGGTCCCCGCATGTGTCCTGGCCAGCGTTTTGGCTTAATGCAGACAAAGGCAGCTTTGGTCAGCTTGTTAAGGGATAACCAAGTGCTGGAGCACAATGGAGGAGAGGTCTTGGAGGTGTCTCCTGTGACCTTCCTTACAGCAAGCAAAAAAGGCATCTGGCTGAGTTTGGAGAGAAGAAGATCAGGCAGAAAGTCAGGTCCTTACAGTTCATAG
- the CCKLR-17D1 gene encoding cholecystokinin receptor type A has protein sequence MPKKESLLSRASTYSPMDDLQVYKGKEMKWSSSAGACCASFGAGCWPQDLAGLGSRVCLVLREDCEAPHTQRGTRLRARASPLFLLRVFHEVPRVPKKSQLLRRSKQRPREPRERESESESEIRNPIGLTIDTLQRILRQALPLATDAVIRLNGSQELPGGLEVNLADLFNYTGVELDLAADTSGLADVVLPEMVSNPDGFRTSTVAPTPRNRTGARVSADVPIWVVPCYSAILLCAVVGNLLVVLTLVQNRRMRTITNVFLLNLAISDILLGVFCMPVTLVGTLLRHFIFGELLCKLIQFAQAASVAVSSWTLVAISCERYYAICHPLRSRTWQTINHANKIIAIIWLGSLVCMTPIAAFSQLMPTSRPGLRKCREQWPADSLNYERAYNLFLDLALLVLPLLALSFTYLFITRTLYVSMRNERAMNFGSSGPELVPGSGSGSASAGGPGSQRRNGANGSHCQSLDTIVAAQQQHHPQYYYADYAHGGSKRRLLGGAPCEGRRHLYCMRSASVKSLRQQQQQVNGGASGAGGDCCSRAQRMRHQMQHHQHPQQQQQQQQGYISDNESRRKSLSQPSLRITEAGLRSIVPRRSNESKSLESKKRVVKMLFVLVLEFFICWTPLYVINTMTMLLGPAVYEYVGYTAISFLQLLAYSSSCCNPITYCFMNASFRRAFVDTFKGMRICERLCAPCCFWRRRSKNETNLSVAGNSIALANSVMSSHTILESPRL, from the exons ATGCCGAAAAAAGAAAGTTTGCTGTCCCGCGCATCAACTTACTCCCCCATGGATGACCTTCAAGTGTACAAAGGAAAGGAGATGAAATGGAGCTCCTCTGCTGGAG CATGTTGCGCCAGCTTTGGCGCCGGCTGTTGGCCGCAGGACCTCGCAGGTCTTGGAAGCCGAGTGTGTTTAGTGCTTCGCGAGGATTGCGAGGCGCCACACACACAACGCGGAACGCGTCTCCGTGCTCGCGCTTctcctttatttttgttgcgtGTGTTCCACGAAGTGCCGCGAGTGCCAAAGAAGAGTCAACTCCTCCGCAGATCGAAGCAGAGACCGAGAGagcccagagagagagagagcgagagcgagagcgagataAGGAACCCAATCGGCCTCACGATTGACACCCTGCAGCGCATCCTGCGCCAGGCCCTGCCGCTGGCCACGGATGCAGTGATCCGACTCAATGGCAGCCAGGAGCTACCCGGTGGCCTGGAGGTGAATCTGGCCGATCTGTTCAACTACACCGGCGTGGAGTTGGACCTGGCGGCTGACACCTCCGGCCTGGCAGATGTTGTGCTGCCCGAAATGGTTTCGAATCCGGATGGATTCCGTACCAGCACCGTAGCTCCAACGCCGCGGAATAGAACAGGGGCACGTGTCAGCGCCGATGTCCCCATCTGGGTGGTGCCCTGCTACTCGGCCATCCTTCTATGCGCCGTCGTGGGCAATCTGCTGGTGGTGCTCACCCTGGTTCAGAATCGTCGCATGCGAACGATCACCAATGTGTTTCTGCTCAATCTGGCCATTTCGGACATCTTGTTGGGCGTCTTCTGCATGCCGGTAACCCTGGTGGGCACCCTGCTCCGTCACTTTATCTTCGGTGAGCTGCTCTGCAAGCTCATCCAGTTTGCACAGG CCGCCTCCGTGGCCGTGTCTTCCTGGACTTTGGTGGCCATATCCTGCGAGCGCTATTATGCCATCTGTCATCCTTTGAGGTCACGCACCTGGCAGACCATCAACCATGCCAACAAGATCATAGCCATCATCTGGCTGGGCAGTCTGGTCTGCATGACGCCCATAGCCGCCTTTAGCCAGCTGATGCCCACCAGTCGACCAG gCCTTCGCAAGTGCCGGGAGCAGTGGCCAGCGGATAGCCTCAACTATGAGAGGGCCTACAACCTGTTCCTGGACCTGGCTCTGCTCGTCCTGCCCCTGCTGGCTTTGAGCTTCACCTACCTGTTCATCACCCGCACCCTGTACGTGAGCATGCGCAACGAACGGGCCATGAACTTTGGCAGCAGCGGTCCGGAGCTGGTCCCCGGCTCGGGTTCCGGTTCCGCATCCGCCGGTGGGCCGGGCAGTCAGCGGCGTAACGGCGCCAACGGAAGCCATTGCCAATCGTTGGACACGATTGTGgcggcgcagcagcagcaccatccGCAGTACTATTACG CGGACTATGCCCATGGCGGCAGCAAGCGGCGGCTGCTGGGCGGAGCACCTTGTGAGGGGCGGCGACACCTGTACTGCATGAGGAGTGCCTCTGTCAAGTCGctgcgacagcagcagcagcaggtcaaCGGGGGAGCAAGTGGAGCAGGAGGAGACTGCTGCAGCCGGGCCCAGCGGATGCGACACCAGATGCAGCATCACCAGCatccgcagcagcaacagcagcagcagcagggttATATCAGCGACAACGAGTCCCGGCGCAAGTCCCTGTCCCAGCCTAGCCTGCGCATCACAGAGGCGGGACTGCGAAG caTTGTGCCGCGCAGATCCAACGAGAGCAAGAGCCTGGAGAGTAAGAAACGCGTGGTGAAGATGCTATTCGTCCTGGTCCTGGAGTTCTTCATCTGCTGGACACCGCTGTATGTGATAAACACAATGACCATGCTCCTGGGACCGGCGGTGTACGAATATGTGGGCTACACGGCCATTAGCTTCTTGCAGCTGCTGGCCTATtcctccagctgctgcaaCCCCATCACTTATTGCTTCATGAATGCCAGCTTCCGGCGCGCCTTTGTGGACACCTTCAAGGGCATGCGAATCTGTGAGCGACTGTGTGCACCCTGCTGCTTCTGGCGGCGACGGTCCAAGAACGAAACGAATCTCTCCGTGGCTGGGAACTCGATTGCCCTGGCCAACTCGGTCATGTCCAGCCATACGATTCTGGAGAGCCCGCGACTCTGA